A genomic segment from Paenibacillus sp. FSL K6-1096 encodes:
- the ctaD gene encoding cytochrome c oxidase subunit I translates to MDWITTVDHKKIAILYLWAGGLFFGIGGLEAILIRIQLIKPMNTFLDAQTFNELITMHGTTMIFLGVMPIIFALMNAVIPLQIGARDVAFPFLNALGFWTFLFGGLLLNLSWVMGGAPDAGWTAYTPLSGTGYSKTHGVDFYTIGLQIAGLGTLIGGINFLATIITMRAPGMSFMRMPMFAWATFITSAIILFAFPAVTVGLVLLTFDRILGANFFEVAGGGNPVLWQHIFWIFGHPEVYILILPAFGIISEVIPTFSRKRLFGYSSMVFATILIAFLGFMVWAHHMFTTGLGPVANALFSVSTMLIAVPTGIKIFNWLFTMWGGQVRFTTPNLFAAGFIPTFTMGGVTGVMLASAPADFQFHDTYFVVAHFHYVIVGGLVLGLFAGLHYWWPKMFGRMLSEKLGKWTFWTFIIGFHLTFFVQHFLGLMGMQRRVFTYLPNQQFDTLNLVSTVGAFLMGVGTIIFLTNVILTSRRPADAPDDPWEDGRTLEWTIPSPPPEYNFKQTPLVRGLDAFWKEKMAGHKAMTPAEPVGSIHMPSPTMLPFMMSVGIFIAGLGFMFSRDEFNNSMMSFLFNNYIVTALGLLITFGSMLMRSLFDDHGWHIEPEELEGR, encoded by the coding sequence ATGGACTGGATTACTACCGTTGACCACAAAAAAATCGCCATCCTCTATCTCTGGGCCGGCGGACTCTTCTTTGGCATCGGCGGTCTGGAGGCCATTCTGATCCGTATTCAGCTGATAAAGCCGATGAATACCTTTCTGGATGCCCAGACCTTCAACGAACTGATTACGATGCATGGCACGACCATGATCTTCCTGGGGGTCATGCCCATCATCTTCGCGCTGATGAATGCGGTGATACCGCTGCAGATCGGCGCGCGCGACGTTGCCTTTCCTTTTCTGAACGCGCTCGGCTTCTGGACCTTCCTGTTCGGCGGCCTGCTGCTGAACCTGAGCTGGGTGATGGGCGGAGCGCCGGATGCGGGCTGGACAGCGTATACCCCGCTCTCGGGTACAGGCTACAGCAAAACGCACGGGGTGGACTTCTATACGATCGGGCTGCAGATTGCGGGCCTTGGTACACTCATCGGCGGCATTAACTTCCTGGCAACCATTATTACGATGCGCGCGCCGGGTATGTCCTTCATGCGGATGCCAATGTTCGCCTGGGCGACCTTTATTACTTCAGCTATTATTCTATTTGCCTTCCCTGCTGTTACTGTCGGACTGGTCCTGCTGACCTTCGACCGGATTCTGGGTGCCAACTTCTTCGAAGTAGCCGGCGGCGGGAACCCGGTGCTGTGGCAGCATATCTTCTGGATTTTCGGCCATCCCGAGGTCTATATTCTGATTCTTCCGGCCTTCGGCATCATCTCCGAGGTCATTCCGACCTTCTCGCGCAAGCGGCTGTTCGGATATAGCTCCATGGTCTTCGCCACCATTCTGATCGCCTTCCTGGGCTTCATGGTCTGGGCGCATCACATGTTCACCACCGGCCTCGGTCCGGTAGCGAATGCCCTGTTCTCGGTATCGACGATGCTGATTGCTGTGCCGACCGGAATCAAAATCTTCAACTGGCTGTTCACCATGTGGGGCGGGCAGGTACGCTTCACCACCCCCAACCTGTTCGCGGCCGGCTTCATTCCGACCTTCACGATGGGCGGGGTGACGGGCGTCATGCTGGCCTCCGCGCCGGCGGACTTCCAGTTCCATGATACTTACTTCGTAGTGGCGCATTTCCACTATGTCATTGTCGGCGGTCTGGTGCTCGGGCTGTTCGCCGGATTGCACTACTGGTGGCCGAAGATGTTCGGACGGATGCTCAGCGAGAAGCTGGGCAAGTGGACCTTCTGGACCTTCATCATCGGCTTCCACCTGACGTTCTTCGTGCAGCATTTCCTGGGGCTGATGGGGATGCAGCGGCGGGTATTCACCTATCTGCCGAACCAGCAGTTCGACACGCTGAATCTGGTCAGTACGGTCGGCGCTTTCCTGATGGGGGTAGGAACGATTATCTTTTTAACAAATGTGATTCTGACCTCAAGACGTCCTGCTGATGCGCCGGATGATCCTTGGGAGGACGGGCGGACGCTGGAGTGGACGATTCCTTCGCCGCCGCCGGAATACAACTTCAAGCAGACACCGCTGGTGCGGGGCCTGGATGCCTTCTGGAAGGAGAAAATGGCCGGACACAAGGCCATGACTCCCGCCGAGCCGGTCGGCTCCATCCATATGCCTTCGCCAACCATGCTGCCGTTCATGATGTCTGTGGGCATCTTCATCGCCGGCCTCGGCTTCATGTTCAGCCGCGATGAGTTCAACAACAGCATGATGAGCTTCCTGTTCAACAACTATATTGTTACGGCGCTCGGGCTACTCATTACCTTCGGATCAATGCTGATGCGGTCGCTGTTCGACGATCACGGCTGGCATATTGAACCCGAAGAGCTGGAAGGAAGGTGA
- the ctaG gene encoding cytochrome c oxidase assembly factor CtaG, with the protein MPGLQYFSFSELWSPLFLAVMLLLTAGYFVLIGPLSSRLGGSTAVPFWRRGLFLCGMLALYLAQGGPVSLLGHILFSYHMVSMALSYLVAVPLIMLGIPDWCWRAVLRVNPLKGLAFLAKPVVAALLFNGLFSLYHVPVIHDYVMLNFTVHRLYYGVLFLTSALMWWNLINPLPEYRALSGLGQVGFIFLNMVLLTPACGLIIFASSPLYATYSDPATWAKAMGYCVPQRPEALLQAFGGPGFFGTLSPKVDQQVGGIVMKFIQEFIFASMLAYVFYHWYKKENGQEDTEVSAPSSALAEEV; encoded by the coding sequence CTGCCGGGATTGCAATATTTCAGCTTTAGTGAATTATGGAGCCCGCTGTTTCTGGCCGTGATGCTCCTCCTGACAGCCGGATATTTCGTGCTGATCGGACCGCTGTCCTCCCGGCTCGGGGGCAGCACTGCAGTCCCCTTCTGGCGGAGGGGGCTGTTCTTATGCGGAATGCTGGCGCTCTATCTGGCCCAGGGCGGACCGGTCAGCCTGCTGGGGCATATCCTGTTCTCTTACCATATGGTCAGCATGGCGCTATCCTATCTGGTGGCGGTCCCTCTGATCATGCTGGGTATCCCCGACTGGTGCTGGCGCGCGGTGCTGCGGGTGAATCCGCTGAAGGGGCTGGCTTTTCTCGCGAAGCCGGTTGTGGCCGCTCTGCTCTTCAATGGCCTGTTCTCGCTGTACCATGTTCCTGTGATTCATGATTATGTCATGCTGAACTTCACCGTCCACCGCCTGTATTATGGCGTACTGTTCCTCACCTCGGCGCTGATGTGGTGGAATCTGATTAATCCGCTGCCGGAATACCGGGCGCTCAGCGGACTGGGCCAGGTTGGGTTCATCTTCCTGAACATGGTTCTGCTGACACCGGCCTGCGGGCTGATTATTTTCGCCAGTTCTCCCTTGTATGCCACCTATAGCGATCCTGCGACCTGGGCGAAGGCGATGGGGTATTGTGTACCTCAGCGTCCGGAGGCTCTGCTGCAGGCGTTTGGCGGCCCCGGCTTCTTCGGCACCCTGTCCCCCAAGGTAGATCAGCAGGTGGGCGGTATCGTGATGAAGTTCATTCAGGAATTTATTTTCGCCTCGATGCTTGCTTATGTGTTCTATCATTGGTATAAAAAAGAGAACGGACAGGAGGACACGGAGGTGTCCGCACCTTCCTCTGCACTGGCGGAGGAGGTCTGA
- a CDS encoding helix-turn-helix domain-containing protein, whose product MYMFNVAEKEIALSEALAISEVFKMHLHESETQMSLFIKALANYIERNSIHNPSEVLQAVNNHLVHGNSQQALQRVLIHMVTVGMEAETLNTKVYSTGDVARFFGVSIATIHNWIALGRFDGIEKGERYKQVRFPENAIYTAPTGMKSVLSEVAKRYEDEQTRIGRNKEMTAAEEMAEIFKAVVHFEKKYGGTFEATLGKKTDLTPEQSRDAIQWSSLLQSVERKWD is encoded by the coding sequence ATGTATATGTTTAATGTGGCAGAGAAGGAAATAGCATTGTCGGAAGCCTTAGCCATCTCTGAGGTATTCAAAATGCATCTGCATGAGAGTGAAACACAGATGTCATTGTTTATCAAAGCTTTGGCCAATTACATTGAACGGAATTCCATTCATAATCCTTCCGAAGTACTTCAAGCCGTAAATAACCACCTGGTTCATGGCAATTCTCAACAAGCTCTCCAGAGAGTACTGATTCATATGGTGACAGTAGGGATGGAAGCTGAAACGTTAAACACTAAGGTCTACAGTACAGGAGATGTTGCCCGCTTCTTTGGAGTGAGCATTGCAACAATCCATAATTGGATTGCACTTGGGCGATTCGACGGTATTGAGAAGGGTGAACGTTACAAGCAGGTAAGGTTCCCTGAGAATGCAATATATACCGCCCCTACTGGAATGAAGTCCGTTCTATCAGAGGTTGCAAAACGATATGAAGATGAGCAGACACGCATAGGCAGAAACAAAGAAATGACAGCGGCTGAGGAAATGGCTGAAATCTTTAAAGCTGTGGTGCATTTTGAGAAAAAATATGGCGGGACATTTGAGGCGACTCTAGGCAAAAAAACAGACTTAACTCCAGAGCAATCCCGTGATGCCATACAATGGTCCAGTCTGCTGCAATCCGTAGAAAGAAAATGGGACTGA
- a CDS encoding zinc ribbon domain-containing protein, whose translation MNLLQRIKDGASRVSEKAQSSVEVSKLNGQISDLEHEMQVEFLKMGKLFYEGYRSRDMSAAEGPMVELARACNKIQEQIDGVRARIAELKNERLCACGRITALDANFCPHCGRKLEPVPLRKESAAAAAAAPPSPAPEAKVHTILQHEDEEDQFYGEEELTEEERELARRMEPRAPYSGTVPEIGEEAEPEAYEPVAAGGDRGRRDADELERERERQLELDRRIRDWEASRPAEVPPVLEGETRELVKCQICRADLPKGSMWCPRCGSEQI comes from the coding sequence ATGAATTTACTGCAACGCATTAAAGACGGTGCCAGCCGGGTGAGTGAAAAAGCGCAAAGCTCGGTGGAAGTGAGCAAGCTGAATGGGCAGATCTCTGACCTTGAACATGAGATGCAGGTTGAATTCCTGAAAATGGGGAAGCTGTTCTACGAAGGATACCGTTCGAGGGACATGTCGGCGGCTGAAGGCCCGATGGTCGAGCTGGCGCGCGCCTGCAATAAGATACAGGAGCAGATCGATGGTGTGCGCGCAAGGATTGCCGAGCTCAAGAATGAGCGGCTGTGCGCCTGCGGCCGGATCACGGCGCTCGATGCCAACTTCTGCCCGCACTGCGGGCGCAAGCTGGAGCCGGTTCCGCTGCGCAAGGAGTCGGCGGCTGCCGCAGCTGCAGCACCGCCATCTCCTGCGCCTGAAGCCAAGGTACACACGATTCTTCAGCATGAGGATGAGGAGGATCAGTTCTACGGCGAGGAGGAGCTGACCGAGGAAGAACGGGAATTAGCCCGCAGAATGGAGCCGCGCGCACCCTATTCCGGCACAGTGCCGGAAATCGGGGAGGAAGCGGAGCCTGAAGCATATGAGCCGGTAGCGGCAGGCGGAGACCGGGGACGGCGGGATGCCGATGAGCTGGAGCGCGAACGGGAGCGGCAATTGGAGCTGGACCGCCGCATCCGCGACTGGGAGGCCAGCCGGCCGGCAGAAGTGCCTCCGGTGCTTGAGGGAGAGACCCGGGAGCTTGTGAAATGCCAGATCTGCCGTGCAGATCTGCCGAAGGGCTCGATGTGGTGCCCGCGCTGCGGCTCGGAACAAATCTAG
- a CDS encoding cytochrome (ubi)quinol oxidase subunit III, whose protein sequence is MTTAHAEAADGALPHEPEKATLEGRNKVLAFWLFLGGEAVLFGTLFATFLALRNQTNDGPSANELFHLPLVAAATFLLLVSSLTSVFAIQAMHQGNVARLRNWLVVTVLLGLAFLILEIYEFSVYVRHEEFGMTTSAFSSAFYTLVGFHGAHVAFGIVWIAVLIGQLMHKGLTVVTAPKIYVSAMYWHFIDVVWVFIFTVVYLLGKVG, encoded by the coding sequence ATGACAACAGCACATGCTGAAGCGGCGGACGGGGCACTCCCGCATGAACCGGAGAAGGCAACGCTGGAAGGACGCAACAAGGTGCTGGCCTTCTGGCTGTTCCTTGGCGGGGAAGCGGTGCTCTTCGGCACCCTGTTCGCCACCTTCCTGGCGCTGCGCAATCAGACGAATGACGGACCTAGCGCGAATGAGCTGTTCCATCTGCCGCTGGTGGCGGCTGCGACCTTCCTGCTGCTGGTCAGCAGCTTGACCAGTGTGTTCGCCATCCAGGCGATGCACCAGGGGAATGTGGCCCGGCTGCGGAACTGGCTGGTGGTGACGGTCCTGCTCGGACTCGCCTTCCTGATCCTGGAGATTTATGAGTTCAGCGTCTATGTCAGACATGAGGAATTCGGGATGACCACCAGCGCGTTCAGCTCGGCCTTCTATACGCTGGTCGGCTTCCACGGCGCGCATGTCGCGTTCGGGATTGTCTGGATCGCCGTACTGATCGGCCAGCTCATGCATAAAGGGCTGACGGTGGTTACCGCACCGAAGATCTATGTATCGGCGATGTACTGGCACTTTATTGACGTAGTATGGGTCTTTATCTTCACCGTAGTATACCTGCTCGGAAAGGTGGGCTGA
- a CDS encoding cytochrome C oxidase subunit IV family protein — MTTNQHSSSGSPVKHRHRTEGPQRHIVVFVFSVVLTLIAFAAVAAGGVNATFAVILLLVMAVLQVFLQMGFWMHLKDKGHMLPIIFMLGGFFIAGTCIVMALYWVWWD, encoded by the coding sequence ATGACAACGAATCAGCATTCGTCCTCCGGCTCTCCGGTGAAGCACCGGCACCGCACGGAGGGGCCGCAGCGGCATATTGTCGTGTTCGTGTTCTCGGTCGTCCTGACCCTGATCGCCTTCGCAGCGGTGGCTGCCGGAGGGGTGAACGCAACCTTTGCTGTCATTCTGCTGTTGGTGATGGCTGTGCTCCAGGTGTTCCTGCAGATGGGCTTCTGGATGCATCTGAAGGATAAAGGGCATATGCTGCCGATTATCTTCATGCTGGGCGGCTTTTTCATCGCAGGGACTTGTATTGTAATGGCGCTCTACTGGGTATGGTGGGATTAA
- a CDS encoding MBL fold metallo-hydrolase gives MNDSWFTVTAIDNSTFAISEYGHWEQVHSFLLLGADKAALIDTGLGIGNIRTITDQLTTLPIDVLTTHVHTDHIGSHGEFERIYVHEADQNWLVHGIQGLSLEQIRRDVSRDITRPTPETFAPSTYKPYQGQPAGLLHDGDRIDLGGGRIITVYHTPGHSPGHLCFWDERRGFLFSGDLLYDTLPVYAFYPSTSPADLTRSLLRISDINGISKVYGSHHTLGLDPEILLEAKRAARYLQEQGLDHFGTGIHQFNGFSVQF, from the coding sequence ATGAATGATTCTTGGTTTACAGTAACAGCGATTGATAATTCAACCTTTGCCATCAGCGAATACGGACATTGGGAACAGGTGCATTCCTTCCTGTTGCTCGGAGCGGACAAGGCGGCGCTGATTGATACAGGGCTCGGCATAGGGAATATCCGCACCATCACTGACCAACTGACCACTCTGCCCATAGATGTCCTCACCACTCATGTCCATACGGACCATATCGGCAGCCATGGGGAATTCGAACGGATTTATGTGCACGAAGCGGATCAGAATTGGCTAGTCCACGGTATTCAGGGCTTGTCTCTGGAGCAGATCCGGCGGGACGTCAGCAGAGACATCACACGCCCGACACCGGAGACTTTTGCTCCTTCTACCTATAAGCCTTATCAGGGGCAGCCCGCTGGCCTGCTCCATGACGGAGATCGGATTGATCTGGGCGGGGGGCGAATCATCACGGTGTATCATACACCCGGGCATTCGCCGGGTCATCTGTGCTTCTGGGACGAGCGTCGGGGGTTCTTATTCAGTGGCGATCTGCTCTATGACACCTTGCCCGTCTATGCCTTTTACCCCTCCACGAGTCCCGCTGATCTGACGCGCTCCCTGCTGCGCATATCAGATATTAACGGCATCAGCAAAGTCTACGGCTCACACCACACCCTCGGACTTGATCCTGAGATTCTTCTGGAAGCAAAACGGGCGGCACGGTATCTGCAGGAGCAGGGGCTTGATCATTTTGGAACGGGGATACACCAGTTCAATGGCTTCAGTGTGCAGTTTTGA
- the coxB gene encoding cytochrome c oxidase subunit II, whose amino-acid sequence MMKTWQAGKRLLPMTAALGLLLAGCGREDLSVLRPQGPVAESSFGLMKLSITIMIVVLLIVFSIAAYVLIRFRRKKDQDEIPKQVEGSFKLEVIWTVIPLILVVILAVPTVKVVFAAGNDHSDDKDAIKVKVTGHQYWWEFEYKDYGVTTAQDLIIPTGKNISFELGTSDVLHSFWVPSLAGKMDTNPDGTVNRFSFSAPNEGVYRGKCAELCGPSHGLMEFKVKAVSGDAFEKWIASMKAPETVMPEDTALAEKFKSQCLTCHAIGSMPASPAAPSLTGIGSRESVAGILLNDDTREDGAPVLENLKTWLHDPQSVKPGNTMPNPKDLGLTDAEIDGIAEYLAGYTLD is encoded by the coding sequence ATGATGAAAACGTGGCAGGCTGGAAAGCGGCTTCTTCCCATGACCGCAGCACTTGGACTCCTTTTGGCCGGATGCGGACGGGAGGACTTGTCGGTACTCAGACCGCAGGGACCCGTAGCGGAAAGCTCCTTTGGACTGATGAAGCTGTCGATTACGATCATGATCGTGGTGCTTCTTATTGTCTTCTCAATTGCAGCCTATGTATTGATTCGCTTCCGCAGGAAGAAAGATCAGGACGAGATTCCCAAGCAGGTGGAGGGCAGCTTCAAGCTGGAGGTTATATGGACAGTCATCCCGCTTATTCTTGTCGTTATCCTTGCGGTACCTACAGTGAAGGTAGTCTTTGCTGCAGGCAATGACCATTCGGATGATAAGGATGCCATCAAGGTCAAGGTGACCGGCCACCAGTACTGGTGGGAGTTCGAATATAAGGATTACGGGGTGACGACCGCGCAGGATCTGATCATCCCTACAGGCAAGAACATCTCCTTCGAGCTGGGCACCAGTGATGTGCTGCACTCCTTCTGGGTGCCTTCGCTGGCGGGCAAAATGGATACCAATCCTGACGGCACGGTCAACCGCTTCAGCTTCAGTGCGCCGAATGAAGGCGTTTACCGGGGCAAATGCGCGGAGCTGTGCGGACCTTCCCACGGCTTAATGGAGTTCAAGGTGAAGGCAGTCAGCGGTGATGCCTTTGAGAAATGGATCGCTTCGATGAAGGCCCCGGAGACCGTCATGCCTGAGGACACGGCGCTGGCCGAGAAGTTCAAATCCCAGTGTCTGACCTGCCATGCCATCGGCAGCATGCCTGCTTCCCCGGCGGCTCCAAGCCTGACCGGAATCGGCTCCCGTGAATCGGTCGCGGGCATTCTGCTCAATGACGATACCCGTGAGGACGGCGCGCCGGTGCTGGAGAACCTGAAGACCTGGCTGCATGATCCGCAGAGCGTGAAGCCGGGCAACACGATGCCGAATCCGAAGGACCTGGGCTTAACCGATGCAGAAATTGACGGAATTGCCGAGTATCTGGCCGGGTATACGCTGGACTGA
- a CDS encoding diacylglycerol kinase family protein → MYLFIINSRSGGGAGLRIWRIVEALLQARALPYEALFTQSADSAENKVQHALARREDWRAALVIGGDGTIHSVLGALRRRGLPLGMIPAGSGNDTARGFGIPLAPEAALDAALQGRCLEADLLSASGRLTLTAVASGFDAQVAVNVNGSRYKRLCNALGAGRLAYIIGILHTLMTFKPCRVSVTCDGKEQTFERAWLVSVCSLPSYGGGLLICPQAEPADGLLDVCVVHGISRGQLLRLFPTVVKGRHTRLPYVTMLRGHSAAVRFAEPRHAIGDGEALGTAPLAVLCEPGALRVLSPLAAAGTQDAAGSSCAT, encoded by the coding sequence ATGTATCTGTTCATCATAAATTCCCGCTCCGGCGGCGGAGCAGGCCTGCGGATCTGGCGCATCGTGGAAGCGCTGCTTCAGGCGCGCGCCCTTCCCTATGAAGCGCTGTTCACGCAGAGTGCGGACAGCGCGGAGAACAAGGTGCAGCACGCGCTCGCCCGCCGCGAGGACTGGCGCGCCGCCCTCGTGATCGGCGGCGACGGCACGATTCACAGCGTGCTGGGCGCGCTGCGGCGCAGAGGCCTCCCGCTGGGCATGATCCCGGCGGGTTCAGGCAACGACACCGCGCGCGGCTTCGGCATCCCGCTTGCGCCGGAGGCCGCGCTGGATGCCGCGCTGCAGGGCCGCTGCCTCGAAGCGGACCTGCTCTCCGCTTCCGGCCGGCTGACCCTGACGGCGGTCGCCAGCGGCTTTGACGCGCAGGTGGCCGTCAATGTGAACGGCAGCCGCTACAAGCGCCTGTGCAACGCCCTAGGAGCCGGGCGCCTGGCTTATATCATCGGCATTCTGCATACGCTGATGACGTTCAAGCCCTGCCGGGTCAGCGTCACCTGCGACGGGAAGGAGCAGACCTTCGAGCGGGCCTGGCTGGTCTCGGTCTGCAGCCTGCCCAGCTACGGCGGCGGGCTGCTGATCTGCCCGCAGGCGGAGCCGGCCGACGGCCTGCTCGACGTCTGCGTGGTCCACGGGATCAGCCGCGGGCAATTACTGCGGCTGTTCCCGACGGTGGTGAAGGGCAGGCATACGCGGCTGCCCTATGTCACCATGCTGCGCGGCCACAGCGCAGCCGTCCGCTTTGCGGAGCCGCGCCATGCCATCGGCGACGGCGAAGCGCTGGGCACAGCGCCGCTGGCCGTGCTCTGCGAGCCGGGAGCGCTGCGCGTGCTCTCGCCGCTGGCGGCGGCCGGGACGCAGGACGCGGCCGGGTCCAGCTGCGCCACGTAA
- a CDS encoding helix-turn-helix domain-containing protein, translating to MEQLLLHLRNLGFTEMESKIMVELAGKGQASGYEVAKQLGVSRSNVYAALQRLTQQGYVRCGEGEPARYSVLDPEELAAMISGRVQASLAYMESEMPRGGPVSPSFYNVEGDRNVMGELVRQLGLASQEIVVDVWREEASLLRSELEQAELRGVKLLWAFDGGNAVPAPYPVWPPLPGKPQRSGGRKFSFVIDRSWCMLGMRYEDGTAQAVVTEHPVLVELLLNHFTQEMVLFELEEDMGPELQRRYGERYSKIYSKYVLHDQEGAGEDPAE from the coding sequence ATGGAACAGTTGCTGCTGCATCTGCGCAATTTGGGTTTCACCGAGATGGAATCCAAAATTATGGTTGAGCTGGCCGGCAAAGGCCAGGCTTCGGGCTACGAGGTGGCAAAGCAGCTAGGAGTATCAAGATCGAATGTATATGCCGCGCTTCAGCGTCTGACCCAGCAGGGCTACGTGCGCTGCGGTGAAGGGGAGCCTGCCCGCTACAGCGTGCTTGATCCGGAAGAGCTGGCAGCGATGATCTCCGGCCGGGTCCAGGCATCGCTGGCCTATATGGAGAGTGAGATGCCGCGCGGCGGGCCGGTCAGCCCCTCATTTTACAATGTGGAGGGCGACCGCAATGTCATGGGAGAACTGGTGCGCCAGCTTGGTCTGGCTTCCCAGGAGATCGTGGTTGATGTATGGCGGGAGGAGGCCTCACTGCTGCGCAGCGAGCTGGAGCAGGCCGAGCTGCGTGGCGTGAAGCTCCTGTGGGCGTTTGACGGCGGGAATGCGGTGCCGGCACCTTACCCGGTGTGGCCGCCTCTTCCGGGCAAGCCGCAGCGCAGCGGCGGCCGGAAATTCTCCTTCGTCATTGACCGGAGCTGGTGCATGCTGGGGATGCGTTATGAGGATGGGACCGCGCAGGCGGTTGTGACTGAGCATCCGGTGCTGGTGGAGCTGCTGCTGAACCATTTTACCCAGGAGATGGTGCTGTTCGAGCTGGAGGAGGACATGGGACCTGAGCTGCAGAGGCGCTATGGGGAACGCTACAGCAAGATCTACAGCAAGTATGTGCTGCATGACCAGGAGGGCGCGGGGGAAGACCCGGCGGAGTAA
- a CDS encoding DUF420 domain-containing protein, with protein MDIFTLFPTISTSFIVISAVLVAIGWRQIIQGKREAHKKTMIAAAVAAILFFLVYSSRTVFVGNTSWGGPENLTTIYHIFLIFHIVLATVAAVFGITTLTLGFKAKYAKHRKWGRVTSVIWFITAITGVAVYVLLYVFYPGGHTKPVWEIILGA; from the coding sequence ATGGATATTTTCACATTGTTTCCTACGATCAGCACATCGTTCATCGTGATTAGTGCGGTGCTGGTAGCGATCGGCTGGAGACAGATCATTCAGGGCAAGCGCGAGGCCCACAAGAAGACGATGATTGCGGCTGCGGTGGCAGCGATTCTCTTCTTCCTGGTGTACTCTTCCCGGACGGTATTCGTGGGGAATACGTCCTGGGGCGGCCCGGAGAACCTGACGACAATCTACCACATCTTCCTGATCTTCCACATCGTGCTGGCTACGGTCGCTGCCGTATTCGGGATCACCACGCTGACGCTCGGCTTCAAGGCCAAGTATGCCAAGCACCGCAAGTGGGGGCGGGTAACGTCTGTCATCTGGTTCATCACCGCCATTACGGGCGTCGCCGTCTATGTACTGCTCTACGTCTTTTATCCGGGCGGCCACACGAAGCCGGTCTGGGAAATCATTCTGGGCGCTTAG